Genomic window (Streptomyces sp. RerS4):
TGGACGATGAGGTCGTGGGCCTGGGCGCGGGGCAGGCCGAGGAGGATGCCGGCGTCGGTCATGGCCTCGACGAGGAAGTAGAAGTAGGCGGGGCCCGAGCCGGAGAGGGCGGTGGCGGCGTCCTGCTGGGATTCGGGGACGCGCAGGGTCTTGCCGACGCCGCCGAAGATCTCCTCGGTGTGGGCGAGGTGGGCGGCGGTGGCGTGGCTGCCGGCGGAGATGACGGACATGGCCTCGTCGACGAGGGCGGGGGTGTTCGTCATGACGCGGACGACGGGGGTGCCGGGGGCGAGGCGTTCCTCGAAGAAGGAGGTCGGGATGCCGGCGGCGCCGCTGATGACGAGGCGGTCGGCGGGGACGTGCGGGGCGAGCTCTTCGAGGAGCTTGCCCATGTCCTGCGGCTTGACGGTGAGGATGAGGGTGTCGGCCCGCTTGGCGGCTTCGGCGTTGCTGACGGCCTCGACGCCGTAGCGCGTACGCAGTTCCTCGGCGCGTTCGGAGCGGCGGGCGGTGACGAGGAGCTTCGAGGCGGGCCAACCGCCGCGGATCATCCCGCTGAGCAGGGCCTCGCCGATCTTGCCGGTACCGAGGACTGCGACTGTCTGGGTCATGCCCGATTCACCTCGCCGAACGGAACTACGGAACCTCTGGGGGTGTACGCCGCCATCCTCGCACCCGTTCAGGGATCGGCGGGGGGCCGTCCGCAGTGCGGTCAGGGGGTGCGGCGGCGGAGGGTGGCGGCGCCGAGGGCGAGGACGAGCAGGGCGCAGGCGGCCACGACGGCGGCGTCGCGGATGAAGTCGGCGGTCATGTCGGTGTGGGTGAGGACCTGGGTCATGCCGTCGACGGCGTAGGACATGGGCAGGACGTTCGAGAGGCCTTCGAGGACGGGCTGCATGGTGTCGCGCGGCGCGAACAGGCCGCACAGGAGGAGCTGCGGGAAGATCACGGCCGGCATGAACTGGACGGCCTGGAACTCGGACGCGGCGAAGGCGGAGACGAAGAGCCCGAGCGCGGTGCCGAGGAGGGCGTCGAGAAGGGCGACGAGCAGGAGCAGCCAGGGGGAGCCGATGACGTCGAGGCCGAGGAGCCCGAGGGCGAGGCCGGTGGCGAGGAGGGACTGGACGACGGCGACGGCGCCGAAGGCGAGGGCGTAGCCGGCGATGAGGTCGCCCTTGGCGAGGGGCATGGCGAGGAGGCGTTCGAGGGTGCCGGAGGTGCGTTCGCGCAGGGTGGCGATCGAGGTCACGAGGAACATCGTGATGAGGGGGAAGATGCCGAGGAGGGAGGCGCCGATGCTGTCGAAGGTGCGTCCGTCGCCGTCGAAGACGTAGCGCAGCAGGGTGAGCATCAGGACGGGGACCAGCAGCATCAGGGCGACGGAGCGCGGGTCGTGGCGGAGCTGGCGCAGGACGCGGGCGGCGGTGGCGAGGGTGCGGGCGCCGCTCATGGCCGTGGTGGTCGGGCTCATCGCTGGGTCTCCTTGGCGCGGGCGGTGGCGTTGGCCTCGTCGACGAGGCGCAGGAAGCCTTCTTCGACGGTGGCGGCGTGGGTGCGGGTGCGCAGGGCGTCGGGGGTGTCCTGGGCGAGGATGCGGCCCTCGCGCATGAGGAGGAGGTCGTGGCAGCGCTCGGCCTCGTCCATGACGTGGGAGGAGACGAGGATCGTGGCGCCGCGGTCGGTGGTGAGGGCGTGGAAGAGGTTCCACAGGTCGCGGCGCAGGACGGGGTCGAGGCCGACGGTGGGTTCGTCGAGGACGAGGAGTTCGGGGGCGCCGAGGAGGGCGACGGCGAGGGAGACGCGGCTGCGTTGGCCGCCGGAGAGGTTGCCGGCGAGGGCGTCGGCGTGGGGGGCGAGGTCGACGTCGGTGAGGGCGCGGGTGACGGTGTCGGCGCGGCGGTCGGCGGCGGCGCGGCCGGGGTCGAGGACGGCGGCGAAGTAGTCGAGGTTCTGTCGGACGGTGAGGTCGTCGTAGACGGAGGGGGCCTGGGTGACGTAGCCGATGCGGGAGCGCAGGGTGGGGTGGCCGGCGGGGTGGCCGAGGACGTCGAGGGTGCCGGTGACGTGGGCCTGGGTGCCGACTATGGCGCGCATGAGGGTGGATTTGCCGCAGCCGGAGGGGCCGAGGAGGCCGGTGATGCGGCCGCAGGGGACGTCGAAGGCGATGCCGTCGATGACGGTGCGGGGGGTGCGGCCGGTGCCGCGGCGGACGGTGAGGTCGTGGGCGTGGACGGCGGATGAATTATTCATCATGTGATGAATAATGCTCCTGGCGGTGCCGGGGCGTCAATCGGCCGGGTGCGGCGGGGTTGTGCGCGGGCTACTTCTTGCGCTTCGGGCGGCGGGCGGCCGGGTTGCCGGTACGGGCGCTGCGGCGACGGTCGAATTCGGCCACGGCGCGCTCGTACTCGGTGCGGCGGAGCTTCTCGCCGGGGGCCTCGACGAAACAGCGCAGGAAGTACGCGATGAGGGAGCCGATGAAACCGATCGTTTTGAGCCCCTTGAGGGCGGCCTCGTCGGAGGACGGCGCGGGACGGCGGCCGAAGGAGTCCCAGGTCTTGGCGAAGGCGATGGAGCTGGCGATCGCGAAGAGGACGACGACGGAGATGCTGAGGAACGGGCCGACGTTGCCGATCTCCAGGCCCTCGTAGGCGAAGCGCAGCAGGTACGCGGAGGCCACGGCGCCGAGCAGCGAGCCGACCGCGACGGCGACGCGGCGGGCGGCGTAGCCGCTGTCGTGGTGCACCCAGGTGGTGCC
Coding sequences:
- the proC gene encoding pyrroline-5-carboxylate reductase, whose translation is MTQTVAVLGTGKIGEALLSGMIRGGWPASKLLVTARRSERAEELRTRYGVEAVSNAEAAKRADTLILTVKPQDMGKLLEELAPHVPADRLVISGAAGIPTSFFEERLAPGTPVVRVMTNTPALVDEAMSVISAGSHATAAHLAHTEEIFGGVGKTLRVPESQQDAATALSGSGPAYFYFLVEAMTDAGILLGLPRAQAHDLIVQAAIGAAVMLRDSGEHPVKLREAVTSPAGTTINAIVELEKHGVRAALIAALEAARDRSRELASGNS
- a CDS encoding ABC transporter permease yields the protein MSPTTTAMSGARTLATAARVLRQLRHDPRSVALMLLVPVLMLTLLRYVFDGDGRTFDSIGASLLGIFPLITMFLVTSIATLRERTSGTLERLLAMPLAKGDLIAGYALAFGAVAVVQSLLATGLALGLLGLDVIGSPWLLLLVALLDALLGTALGLFVSAFAASEFQAVQFMPAVIFPQLLLCGLFAPRDTMQPVLEGLSNVLPMSYAVDGMTQVLTHTDMTADFIRDAAVVAACALLVLALGAATLRRRTP
- a CDS encoding ABC transporter ATP-binding protein — protein: MMNNSSAVHAHDLTVRRGTGRTPRTVIDGIAFDVPCGRITGLLGPSGCGKSTLMRAIVGTQAHVTGTLDVLGHPAGHPTLRSRIGYVTQAPSVYDDLTVRQNLDYFAAVLDPGRAAADRRADTVTRALTDVDLAPHADALAGNLSGGQRSRVSLAVALLGAPELLVLDEPTVGLDPVLRRDLWNLFHALTTDRGATILVSSHVMDEAERCHDLLLMREGRILAQDTPDALRTRTHAATVEEGFLRLVDEANATARAKETQR